The following DNA comes from Cucumis sativus cultivar 9930 chromosome 7, Cucumber_9930_V3, whole genome shotgun sequence.
CCATTCCATCAACTAATGTATTGtaacaaaaagaatacaaaCAAAACGAACTGGATGCAAACACCCATTTGTCCTCTTTCCTCTCTGTATTTTGACCTTAAAACACACATTCACTTAAAAAAGGGTTTACGAAGAGGATTAGAAAGATGACTCAAAATCTCCCTGAAAGGTATCCTTTTCCTTCACCGGGTCGGGTTAGGTTCTTTGTACGGATTAGAAGTTATGAGATTTAGAGTGTTGATTTGATGGTTTGGTATTTCAGTGGAATCACTATGAAGCTTTCCCTACAAACGCCTTCTGCTGAACGAAAAGAAGAATCCGAAGTCACTCTAATCAACTACCTCTATTATGTGAAAGAAACAGCGCCACCCGCTCTCCCCAGCACAAAGGGCCACACGAGGAGCATACGACCCAGGATCCGTCTTCGATTGGATTTACTATATCCAGAGTCAGCATCGGAGGGTGAGGAAGGGAGTCATGCACCTCGCCCTGCTCTTCACTCATCCCTTTCACTTCCTTGCTAAAACCCTACCTCACCGCAAATACTCCCTATTTGTCTTCAGGGCTAAGAATCTCTCATCTCAAAAATGCCTTCCAAGACCCTCCTCCCTTCCCCTTCTTTCAAACCTAACCTCTCCCCTCTATCTACTCACTCTTCCACTATTCCATCTTCGATTCCCCAAACTTCCTCTACTCATCATCCTAATCCTATATTACCTGCTGCTTTCAATCGCGAAGAGATTTCGTTTCATCACCCTCTTTCATTGTTCCTCCGCAATTGCAAGACAGGTAACATTACTGCAATTCAAgcatttcatttctttgacCTAATGATGCGTTCACATCCTATCCCCcccatttcttctttcaatcGCTTACTTGGTGGCCTTGCTAAGATTAACCATTACTCCCAActattttctctctataaTGAAATGCGCCTTGCTGGACTTTCCCCTGATCTCTTCACGCTAAGTATATTGGCGAATTGCCTTTGTAATGTCAATCGGGTTAGCGAAGCTCTTGCGGCCATGGCGGGGATTTTAAGGAGAGGTTATATTCCCAATGTAGTCACATATACGACCTTGATTAAGGGATTGTGTATGGAGCATAGGATTAGTGAAGCCACCCGGTTATTTCTGAGAATGCAAAAATTAGGTTGTACGCCGAATGCGGTTACTTATGGGACTTTGATAAAGGGGCTATGCCAAACCGGGAATGTTAACATTGCACTTAAGTTGCATAAAGAAATGCTCAATGACGCTAGTCAATATGGGGTTAATTGTAAACCTGGTGTTATTACCTATAGTATCATCATAGATGGGCTTTGTAAGGTTGGACGTGAAGACGAGGCAAAAGAACTTTTTGAGGAAATGAAAGCTCAGGGAATGATTCCCGATGTCATTTCATATAGCACCTTGATTCATGGATTTTGTTGTGCTGGAAAGTGGGATCAGTCTAAACATTTGTTCGATGAGATGGTGGATCAAGGTGTTCAACCAGATATGGTCACATTTAGTGTGTTGATTGATACGCTTTGCAAGGAAGGAAAGGTCACTGAGGCTAAGAAGTTGCTTGAGGTCATGATTCAGAGA
Coding sequences within:
- the LOC105436157 gene encoding pentatricopeptide repeat-containing protein At3g22470, mitochondrial translates to MPSKTLLPSPSFKPNLSPLSTHSSTIPSSIPQTSSTHHPNPILPAAFNREEISFHHPLSLFLRNCKTGNITAIQAFHFFDLMMRSHPIPPISSFNRLLGGLAKINHYSQLFSLYNEMRLAGLSPDLFTLSILANCLCNVNRVSEALAAMAGILRRGYIPNVVTYTTLIKGLCMEHRISEATRLFLRMQKLGCTPNAVTYGTLIKGLCQTGNVNIALKLHKEMLNDASQYGVNCKPGVITYSIIIDGLCKVGREDEAKELFEEMKAQGMIPDVISYSTLIHGFCCAGKWDQSKHLFDEMVDQGVQPDMVTFSVLIDTLCKEGKVTEAKKLLEVMIQRGIVPNLITYNSLIDGFCMVGDLNSARELFLSMPSKGLEPDEISYTTLINGYCKTWKVKEAMNLYNEMLQVGKRPNVTTYGTLLKGLFQKGKVGDAKKLFGVMKTYGVSANSQIYGIFLDGLCKNDCLFEAMELFNELKSYNFKLNIENYSCLIDGLCKAGKLETAWELFEKLSQEGLQPDVVTYNIMIHGFCKVGQVDNANILFEKMEENGCTPDIIAYNTLLCGFCEGNKLEEVIKLLHKMVQKDVSPNAASCTIVVDMLCKDEKYKKFVDLLPKFPVQRH